In Salarias fasciatus chromosome 20, fSalaFa1.1, whole genome shotgun sequence, a single window of DNA contains:
- the LOC115408446 gene encoding uncharacterized protein LOC115408446 isoform X2 — MAGGGSRWRVLQQLLVPVLVLVRLSSSSSDLDSERGELQLRRMRDLAAQPRYGGCWARALQDLDARCRQLTAEEQSRLALRFTHCHLSSSGRDFPSCPEGSEVSSCTRGMDAIAFHSYTEFFTHAHSICRFLQAEAWQSRAEGAVHRLTESSAAVAEQLDSARQMAEELFSAQSAALQAQQDLLSSGEELRASLTDSTEGLRSVFSELSSSSRAQRVVLTELFHRVSFLHSFLLTEAHSLSSCCYNAAAFCAAFLLTSTRRSSRARMRGRWRRRRAASPRFSGGFPADGPVPVPVPVPVPVPSSRLWLLLLVVLNFYLEKKIYQFLRSRDAPENLQLETFSVSVSVLRRVMVSVGLLVLLLVCVRYRDPVQQSLQVLQQLQETQRSLQEALQQAESLGEQKKKQEEEVERRKRRRREEEEEEEEQCSVSTCPSDVSLSGWRDHSLLSSTVNDSDAGSALSDSTLTGVSHNATVRRRSPARGSRRSGPSRSSARSSARSPARSSARSSPLVYSVLVEDKQPRYSLRNRRSDAR, encoded by the exons ATGGCGGGTGGAGGGTCCAGGTGGagggtcctgcagcagctgctggtcccggttctggttctggttcggCTGTCTTCTTCGTCCTCTGATCTGGACTCGGAGCGCGGCGAGCTGCAGCTGCGGCGCATGCGCGACCTCGCCGCTCAGCCCCGCTACGGGGGGTGCTGGGCACGCGCCCTGCAGGACCTGGACGCGCGCTGCCGGCAGCTGACGGCGGAGGAGCAGAGCCGGCTCGCGCTGCGCTTCACGCACTGtcacctgagcag CTCAGGCAGagatttcccatcatgccccgAGGGGTCGGAGGTCAGCAGCTGCACCAGAGGGATGGACGCCATCGCCTTTCACTCCTACACCGAGTTCTTCACCCACGCCCACTCCATCTGCCGCTTCCTGCAGGCGGAGGCCTGGCAGAGCCGGGCGGAGGGCGCCGTGCACAG gctgacgGAGAGCTCAGCAGCTGTGGCGGAGCAGCTGGACTCCGCCCGGCAGATGGCGGAGGAGCTGTTCTCGGCCCAGAGCGCCGCCCTGCAGGCGCAGCAGGATCTGCTGAGCAGTGGGGAGGAGCTGCGGGCGTCCCTGACAGACTCCACTGAGG GCCTGCGCTCCGTCTTCTCGGAGCTCAGCAGCTCGTCGCGGGCGCAGCGGGTGGTGCTGACGGAGCTCTTCCACCGGGTGTCCTTCCTGCACAGCTTCCTGCTGACGGAGGCTCACAGTCTGAGCTCCTGCTGCTACAACGCCGCCGCCTTCTGCGCCGCCTTCCTGCTCACCTCCACCCGCCGCTCCTCCAGGGCCAG GATGAGAGGCAggtggagacggagacgggCTGCTAGCCCCCGGTTCTCCGGCGGGTTCCCTGCTGACggccccgtccccgtccccgtccccgtccccgtccccgtcccgtcctccaggctgtggctgctgctgctggtggttctCAACTTCTACCTGGAGAAGAAGATCTACCAGTTCCTGAGGAGCCGGGACGCCCCGGAGAACCTGCAGCTG GAGACGTTCTCCGTGTCCGTCTCGGTCCTCCGCCGGGTGATGGTGTCTGTggggctgctggttctgctgctggtctgcGTCCGGTACCGGGACccggtccagcagagcctgcaggttctgcagcagctgcaggagacgcagcgcagcctgcaggaggcgctgcagcaggcag AGAGTCTgggagagcagaagaagaagcaggaagaggaagtggag aggaggaagaggaggaggagggaggaagaggaggaggaagaggagcagtgcAGCGTCTCCACCTGTCCTTCAGACGTCTCTCTGTCCG ggtggagggacCACAGCCTCCTCAGCAGCACCGTCAACGATTCAGACGCCGGCTCCGCCCTCAGCGACTCCACCCTGACCGGCGTTTCCCACAATGCCACAGTGCGGAGGCGGAGCCCGGCCAGGGGTTCCCGCCGCTCCGGCCCATCCCGGTCCTCGGCCCGGTCCTCGGCCCGGTCCCCGGCCCGGTCCTCGGCCCGGTCCTCCCCTCTGGTCTACAGCGTCCTGGTGGAGGACAAACAG CCTCGCTACAGTCTGAGGAACAGACGTTCTGACGCCCGCTGA
- the LOC115408446 gene encoding uncharacterized protein LOC115408446 isoform X1: MAGGGSRWRVLQQLLVPVLVLVRLSSSSSDLDSERGELQLRRMRDLAAQPRYGGCWARALQDLDARCRQLTAEEQSRLALRFTHCHLSSSGRDFPSCPEGSEVSSCTRGMDAIAFHSYTEFFTHAHSICRFLQAEAWQSRAEGAVHRLTESSAAVAEQLDSARQMAEELFSAQSAALQAQQDLLSSGEELRASLTDSTEGKAASALRPPAPGGLNSGRSLPGLRSVFSELSSSSRAQRVVLTELFHRVSFLHSFLLTEAHSLSSCCYNAAAFCAAFLLTSTRRSSRARMRGRWRRRRAASPRFSGGFPADGPVPVPVPVPVPVPSSRLWLLLLVVLNFYLEKKIYQFLRSRDAPENLQLETFSVSVSVLRRVMVSVGLLVLLLVCVRYRDPVQQSLQVLQQLQETQRSLQEALQQAESLGEQKKKQEEEVERRKRRRREEEEEEEEQCSVSTCPSDVSLSGWRDHSLLSSTVNDSDAGSALSDSTLTGVSHNATVRRRSPARGSRRSGPSRSSARSSARSPARSSARSSPLVYSVLVEDKQPRYSLRNRRSDAR; the protein is encoded by the exons ATGGCGGGTGGAGGGTCCAGGTGGagggtcctgcagcagctgctggtcccggttctggttctggttcggCTGTCTTCTTCGTCCTCTGATCTGGACTCGGAGCGCGGCGAGCTGCAGCTGCGGCGCATGCGCGACCTCGCCGCTCAGCCCCGCTACGGGGGGTGCTGGGCACGCGCCCTGCAGGACCTGGACGCGCGCTGCCGGCAGCTGACGGCGGAGGAGCAGAGCCGGCTCGCGCTGCGCTTCACGCACTGtcacctgagcag CTCAGGCAGagatttcccatcatgccccgAGGGGTCGGAGGTCAGCAGCTGCACCAGAGGGATGGACGCCATCGCCTTTCACTCCTACACCGAGTTCTTCACCCACGCCCACTCCATCTGCCGCTTCCTGCAGGCGGAGGCCTGGCAGAGCCGGGCGGAGGGCGCCGTGCACAG gctgacgGAGAGCTCAGCAGCTGTGGCGGAGCAGCTGGACTCCGCCCGGCAGATGGCGGAGGAGCTGTTCTCGGCCCAGAGCGCCGCCCTGCAGGCGCAGCAGGATCTGCTGAGCAGTGGGGAGGAGCTGCGGGCGTCCCTGACAGACTCCACTGAGGGTAAAGCCGcctccgccctccgccctcCGGCGCCTGGCGGGCTGAACTCGGGGCGCTCTCTTCCAGGCCTGCGCTCCGTCTTCTCGGAGCTCAGCAGCTCGTCGCGGGCGCAGCGGGTGGTGCTGACGGAGCTCTTCCACCGGGTGTCCTTCCTGCACAGCTTCCTGCTGACGGAGGCTCACAGTCTGAGCTCCTGCTGCTACAACGCCGCCGCCTTCTGCGCCGCCTTCCTGCTCACCTCCACCCGCCGCTCCTCCAGGGCCAG GATGAGAGGCAggtggagacggagacgggCTGCTAGCCCCCGGTTCTCCGGCGGGTTCCCTGCTGACggccccgtccccgtccccgtccccgtccccgtccccgtcccgtcctccaggctgtggctgctgctgctggtggttctCAACTTCTACCTGGAGAAGAAGATCTACCAGTTCCTGAGGAGCCGGGACGCCCCGGAGAACCTGCAGCTG GAGACGTTCTCCGTGTCCGTCTCGGTCCTCCGCCGGGTGATGGTGTCTGTggggctgctggttctgctgctggtctgcGTCCGGTACCGGGACccggtccagcagagcctgcaggttctgcagcagctgcaggagacgcagcgcagcctgcaggaggcgctgcagcaggcag AGAGTCTgggagagcagaagaagaagcaggaagaggaagtggag aggaggaagaggaggaggagggaggaagaggaggaggaagaggagcagtgcAGCGTCTCCACCTGTCCTTCAGACGTCTCTCTGTCCG ggtggagggacCACAGCCTCCTCAGCAGCACCGTCAACGATTCAGACGCCGGCTCCGCCCTCAGCGACTCCACCCTGACCGGCGTTTCCCACAATGCCACAGTGCGGAGGCGGAGCCCGGCCAGGGGTTCCCGCCGCTCCGGCCCATCCCGGTCCTCGGCCCGGTCCTCGGCCCGGTCCCCGGCCCGGTCCTCGGCCCGGTCCTCCCCTCTGGTCTACAGCGTCCTGGTGGAGGACAAACAG CCTCGCTACAGTCTGAGGAACAGACGTTCTGACGCCCGCTGA
- the LOC115408446 gene encoding uncharacterized protein LOC115408446 isoform X3, with amino-acid sequence MAGGGSRWRVLQQLLVPVLVLVRLSSSSSDLDSERGELQLRRMRDLAAQPRYGGCWARALQDLDARCRQLTAEEQSRLALRFTHCHLSSSGRDFPSCPEGSEVSSCTRGMDAIAFHSYTEFFTHAHSICRFLQAEAWQSRAEGAVHRLTESSAAVAEQLDSARQMAEELFSAQSAALQAQQDLLSSGEELRASLTDSTEGKAASALRPPAPGGLNSGRSLPGLRSVFSELSSSSRAQRVVLTELFHRVSFLHSFLLTEAHSLSSCCYNAAAFCAAFLLTSTRRSSRARLWLLLLVVLNFYLEKKIYQFLRSRDAPENLQLETFSVSVSVLRRVMVSVGLLVLLLVCVRYRDPVQQSLQVLQQLQETQRSLQEALQQAESLGEQKKKQEEEVERRKRRRREEEEEEEEQCSVSTCPSDVSLSGWRDHSLLSSTVNDSDAGSALSDSTLTGVSHNATVRRRSPARGSRRSGPSRSSARSSARSPARSSARSSPLVYSVLVEDKQPRYSLRNRRSDAR; translated from the exons ATGGCGGGTGGAGGGTCCAGGTGGagggtcctgcagcagctgctggtcccggttctggttctggttcggCTGTCTTCTTCGTCCTCTGATCTGGACTCGGAGCGCGGCGAGCTGCAGCTGCGGCGCATGCGCGACCTCGCCGCTCAGCCCCGCTACGGGGGGTGCTGGGCACGCGCCCTGCAGGACCTGGACGCGCGCTGCCGGCAGCTGACGGCGGAGGAGCAGAGCCGGCTCGCGCTGCGCTTCACGCACTGtcacctgagcag CTCAGGCAGagatttcccatcatgccccgAGGGGTCGGAGGTCAGCAGCTGCACCAGAGGGATGGACGCCATCGCCTTTCACTCCTACACCGAGTTCTTCACCCACGCCCACTCCATCTGCCGCTTCCTGCAGGCGGAGGCCTGGCAGAGCCGGGCGGAGGGCGCCGTGCACAG gctgacgGAGAGCTCAGCAGCTGTGGCGGAGCAGCTGGACTCCGCCCGGCAGATGGCGGAGGAGCTGTTCTCGGCCCAGAGCGCCGCCCTGCAGGCGCAGCAGGATCTGCTGAGCAGTGGGGAGGAGCTGCGGGCGTCCCTGACAGACTCCACTGAGGGTAAAGCCGcctccgccctccgccctcCGGCGCCTGGCGGGCTGAACTCGGGGCGCTCTCTTCCAGGCCTGCGCTCCGTCTTCTCGGAGCTCAGCAGCTCGTCGCGGGCGCAGCGGGTGGTGCTGACGGAGCTCTTCCACCGGGTGTCCTTCCTGCACAGCTTCCTGCTGACGGAGGCTCACAGTCTGAGCTCCTGCTGCTACAACGCCGCCGCCTTCTGCGCCGCCTTCCTGCTCACCTCCACCCGCCGCTCCTCCAGGGCCAG gctgtggctgctgctgctggtggttctCAACTTCTACCTGGAGAAGAAGATCTACCAGTTCCTGAGGAGCCGGGACGCCCCGGAGAACCTGCAGCTG GAGACGTTCTCCGTGTCCGTCTCGGTCCTCCGCCGGGTGATGGTGTCTGTggggctgctggttctgctgctggtctgcGTCCGGTACCGGGACccggtccagcagagcctgcaggttctgcagcagctgcaggagacgcagcgcagcctgcaggaggcgctgcagcaggcag AGAGTCTgggagagcagaagaagaagcaggaagaggaagtggag aggaggaagaggaggaggagggaggaagaggaggaggaagaggagcagtgcAGCGTCTCCACCTGTCCTTCAGACGTCTCTCTGTCCG ggtggagggacCACAGCCTCCTCAGCAGCACCGTCAACGATTCAGACGCCGGCTCCGCCCTCAGCGACTCCACCCTGACCGGCGTTTCCCACAATGCCACAGTGCGGAGGCGGAGCCCGGCCAGGGGTTCCCGCCGCTCCGGCCCATCCCGGTCCTCGGCCCGGTCCTCGGCCCGGTCCCCGGCCCGGTCCTCGGCCCGGTCCTCCCCTCTGGTCTACAGCGTCCTGGTGGAGGACAAACAG CCTCGCTACAGTCTGAGGAACAGACGTTCTGACGCCCGCTGA
- the mecp2 gene encoding methyl-CpG-binding protein 2 — protein sequence MAAVESGEERLEEGQESEEGPAEPPPLAKDRDRSQSKTKKGRKERRHADREAEPAAPASPPPPLPTARQPAQMGAEPQSLEEEASEPVPGPSDAGSESAGSPRQRRSIIRDRGPLYDDPTLPEGWTRKLKQRKSGRSAGKFDVYLINSEGKAFRSKVELIAYFQKVGDTTTDPNDFDFTVTGRGSPSRREKRPPKKPKVVKPSGRGRGRPKGSGKMRQATEGVAMKRVVEKTPGKLLVKMPFGKGESSSGPTSTTSKVASPASPPKARPGRKRKSEQELPPPPQTAPKKRGRKPASASAASPAAAVPASSASASSSSAAGSYAAAAILAAEAKRKAARESSTKPVVQETALPIKKRKTRETVEERESVQTPAAPTPETGRRAATEEVEEEGTVTSDPQPAPSGQSQSQPQSQPSASDDGQSHGHKPHKGRKHKEKSGAAAGEGEEHGGDKGGEHGGERGGEHGGDKGGEHGGERGGEAAGGGRSGGSSSSSISSSKSHKRKERPPHKHHHHHHHHHHHHHHRHQQASASTLEQAPPPVPVPSPPPPPPPPVVSSAQSRSEAEPQTGPQPVPQQSQPLQQASPRPQSRSASHSGTESQHPAPQPRHQTPSQTQLPSQSQTQSQHSASQSPPAKHTVPQTQLAPPHAPGQPAQHRAQHQAQHAPAHSHVPQPPSSRPQHHPPPTRHPHPPAQPPAALQPHGQPRSLSQSQSPLQPPHQHQTRAPARQSPSRSSPQPQPHSQPRGTAQGQAHSQSRTPTQSQLQTQSRTPTQSEPQPQSRTPTQSQPQPQSRTPTQSQPQPQSRTSTQNQPQPRTPTQSQPQPQSRTPTQSQPQPQSRTPTQSQPQPQSRTSTQSQPQPQFRTPTQSQPQPQPRTPTQSQPQPQPRTPTQSQSQIQSRTPTQSQSQPQPRTPAQTPPQPQSRNAGQPQLHLQSRTPVQPLAPPQSRNPAQAHPQPHSRTLAQPQPRSQSPVQPQPLLLPRHQVQPQTRHLPQQDVQTQYRPQPKQSDPQPRSPPSQSQPQSQSQSQSQAQPHFQRIQTQSHSQLPRPHVQHLSSHRPSSSLSRTNLLPAQQNQTEQPQDLSTPRPGRGGPLPNRDLSTEGIRAEGRGEAASSSASREVSGGDRGSNSNSRPPSSVPPGPPGGGAGAGTGTGARLRAEPEAAGDGRELRDIVPQSAVPCPSREETVESRTAVSERVS from the exons GGAGGAGGGGCAAGAGAGTGAAGAGGGACCAGCTGAGCCCCCGCCCCTCGCCAAAGACAGAGACCGGTCCCAGAGCAAGACCAAGAAAGGCCGCAAGGAGCGACGGCATGCCGaccgggaggcggagccagcagCACCTGCTTCACCTCCACCGCCTCTACCAACAGCCAGGCAGCCAGCACAgatgggggcggagccacaaaGCTTGGAGGAGGAG GCATCAGAACCGGTGCCGGGCCCCTCAGATGCTGGGTCGGAGTCTGCAGGATCTCCCAGGCAACGTCGCTCCATCATCCGTGACCGCGGACCGCTGTACGACGACCCAACGCTGCCTGAAGGATGGACACGCAAACTGAAGCAGCGCAAGTCCGGGCGATCCGCGGGGAAGTTCGATGTCTACCTGATCAA CTCGGAGGGAAAGGCATTTCGTTCCAAAGTGGAACTTATTGCCTACTTTCAAAAGGTCGGTGACACGACCACAGACCCCAATGACTTCGATTTCACTGTCACTGGACGGGGAAGCCCCTCCCGTCGGGAGAAACGCCCGCCCAAGAAACCAAAGGTGGTAAAGCCATCAGGGCGGGGTCGTGGTCGTCCAAAAG GCAGTGGGAAGATGCGACAAGCTACAGAGGGCGTTGCCATGAAGCGAGTGGTCGAGAAGACCCCGGGCAAACTGCTCGTCAAGATGCCTTTTGGCAAGGGAGAGTCCTCCAGTGgccccacctccaccacctcaaaG GTGGCGTCTCCTGCTTCGCCGCCGAAGGCCCGTCCTGGTCGAAAACGGAAGTCAGAGCAGGAACTTCCGCCCCCGCCACAAACCGCCCCCAAGAAGCGGGGCAGGAAACCGGCTTCGGCCTCAGcagcgtctcctgctgctgcagttcccGCCTCTTCTGCGTCAGCCTCCAGTAGCTCTGCGGCTGGGAGTTATGctgcggccgccatcttggccGCTGAGGCCAAACGGAAGGCGGCCAGGGAGTCTTCCACCAAACCTGTCGTCCAGGAAACGGCTCTGCCAATCAAAAAGCGTAAAACCAGAGAGAccgtggaggagagggagagcgttcagactccagcagctccaACACCCGAGACTGGAAGGAGGGCGGccacagaggaggtggaggaggaggggactgtgacctctgaccctcagcCTGCCCCTTCTGGTCAGAGCCAGTCACAACCGCAGAGCCAACCGTCTGCTTCGGATGATGGCCAGTCGCACGGACACAAACCCCATAAAGGACGGAAGCACAAAGAGAAgtccggagcagcagcaggagaaggcGAAGAGCATGGGGGTGATAAGGGCGGAGAACATGGGGGTGAAAGGGGCGGAGAACATGGGGGTGATAAGGGCGGAGAGCATGGGGGTGAAAGGGGCGGAGAGGCAGCAGGGGGTGGGAGGAGCGGcggtagcagcagcagtagcattaGCTCATCCAAAAGCCACAAAAGGAAGGAGCGGCCGCCTCAtaagcaccaccaccaccaccaccaccaccaccaccaccaccaccatcgcCATCAACAGGCCTCTGCTTCCACGTTAGAACAGGCTCCGCCTCCTGTTCCAGTGccgtctcctccccctccccctccccctccagtgGTCTCCTCTGCACAGTCCAGAAGTGAAGCTGAACCTCAGACTGGTCCTCAGCCCGTCCCCCAACAGTCACAGCCCCTCCAGCAAGCCTCTCCCAGACCACAGTCTAGGTCTGCATCTCACTCTGGAACTGAATCTCAGCACCCCGCCCCCCAACCGCGTCACCAGACCCCCTCTCAGACCCAGCTTCCTAGTCAATCCCAAACGCAGAGTCAGCACTCGGCATCACAGTCCCCTCCCGCCAAACATACTGTTCCGCAAACACAGCTAGCTCCGCCCCACGCCCCCGGACAGCCCGCCCAGCACCGAGCCCAGCACCAGGCCCAGCATGCTCCAGCTCACTCACACGTGCCTCAGCCCCCGTCCAGCCGGCCCCAACATCACCCCCCCCCAACACGGCATCCACACCCACCCGCCCAGCCCCCTGCAGCACTCCAACCTCACGGTCAGCCACGAAGTCTGTCTCAGTCCCAGTCTccgctgcagcctccacacCAACACCAGACCCGGGCCCCAGCTCGCCAGTCCCCGTCCAGATCCTCACCCCAACCTCAGCCCCACTCACAGCCGAGAGGTACTGCCCAAGGGCAGGCTCACTCCCAGTCCAGAACCCCAACCCAAAGCCAGCTCCAAACCCAATCCAGAACACCAACCCAGAGTGAGCCTCAACCCCAATCCAGAACACCAACCCAGAGTCAGCCTCAACCCCAATCCAGAACACCAACCCAGAGTCAGCCTCAACCCCAATCCAGAACCTCAACCCAAAACCAACCCCAACCCAGAACCCCAACCCAAAGTCAGCCCCAGCCCCAATCCAGAACCCCAACCCAAAGTCAGCCCCAGCCCCAATCCAGAACCCCAACCCAAAGCCAGCCCCAGCCCCAATCCAGAACCTCAACCCAAAGCCAGCCCCAACCCCAATTCAGAACCCCAACCCAAAGCCAGCCTCAACCCCAACCCAGAACCCCAACCCAAAGCCAGCCTCAACCCCAACCCAGAACCCCAACCCAAAGCCAATCTCAAATTCAGTCCAGAACCCCAACCCAAAGTCAGTCTCAACCCCAACCCAGAACCCCAGCCCAAACTCCGCCTCAGCCACAGTCGCGCAACGCAGGACAGCCCCAGCTTCATCTCCAGTCTCGAACCCCCGTCCAACCCCTCGCTCCACCCCAGTCTCGGAACCCAGCCCAAGCGCACCCACAGCCCCATTCTAGGACCCTAGCTCAGCCTCAGCCACGGTCCCAAAGTCCGGTCCAACCTCAACCTCTGCTGCTACCAAGACATCAAGTGCAGCCTCAGACACGGCACTTACCGCAACAAGATGTTCAGACTCAGTATAGACCACAGCCCAAGCAGTCTGACCCCCAGCCAAGGTCGCCTCCGTCCCAGTCCCAGCctcagtcccagtcccagtcccagtcccaagCACAGCCACACTTTCAGCGGATTCAGACGCAGTCCCACTCTCAGCTGCCCAGGCCACATGTCCAGCACCTCTCCTCCCACCGACCATCTTCCAGCCTGTCCAGGACCAACCTCCTGCCggctcagcagaaccagactgaacaGCCCCAGGATCTGAGCACTCCGCGGCCCGGCCGAGGGGGCCCGCTCCCAAACCGGGACCTCAGCACAGAAGGCATCAGGGCCGAGGGCAGAGGGGAGGCGGCCTCGTCTTCGGCAAGTCGAGAAGTTTCAGGCGGGGACAGAGGCTCGAACAGCAACTCGAGGCCCCCCAGCTCCGTACCTCCCGGACCTCCCGGAGGAGGGGCCGgagccgggaccgggaccggggccAGGCTCCGGGCAGAGCCGGAGGCGGCGGGTGATGGCAGAGAGCTCAGAGACATCGTCCCCCAGTCTGCTGTCCCCTGTCCCAGCCGGGAGGAGACCGTAGAGTCACGGACTGCCGTCAGCGAGAGGGTCAGCTGA